Proteins encoded together in one Camelina sativa cultivar DH55 chromosome 9, Cs, whole genome shotgun sequence window:
- the LOC104713903 gene encoding uncharacterized protein LOC104713903 codes for MQRSQDQRVDLGELKGQIVKKIGVERSRRYFYYLGRFLSQKLTKSEFDKTCSRLLGRENLSLHNQLIRSVLRNASVAKSPPPDHHEAGHSTKPLANAYQSRRDGPEESGSLIPNHNHQNEAVWSNGVLPISPRKVRSGMRDRKSRDRPSPLGSNGKVEHMLHQPSCRDDNRGSSVGMENGDLSQFDYQRSGRYGADERDGEFLRPVEKPRIIPNKEKVATASSMRDDENKEEQARLSLSMSPLIAPLGIPFCSASVGGSRRTVPVSTSADVNSCYDRGGLPDIEMLKKRMENIAVAQGLEGVSMECAKTLNSMLDVYLKKLMKSCFDLVGARSNNGDPGKQTVDKQQSQNKVVNGVWPSNSLQIQTPNGPSDVTQDHRSVSLLDFRTAMELNPQHLGENWPLLREKISMRSFEEQDFEV; via the coding sequence ATGCAACGGTCTCAAGATCAGAGGGTTGATTTGGGTGAATTGAAAGGGCAAATTGTGAAGAAGATTGGGGTTGAGAGATCGAGAAGGTATTTTTATTATCTAGGCAGGTTTCTAAGTCAGAAGCTTACTAAGAGTGAGTTTGATAAGACATGTTCGAGGTTGTTAGGGAGGGAGAATCTTTCACTACATAACCAGTTGATCCGTTCGGTCTTGAGAAATGCGTCTGTTGCCAAGTCCCCACCACCAGATCATCATGAAGCTGGTCATTCTACTAAACCTTTGGCTAATGCTTATCAGAGTAGAAGAGATGGTCCTGAAGAAAGTGGATCTTTGATACCTAACCATAATCATCAGAATGAAGCTGTATGGTCCAACGGGGTTTTGCCCATCTCTCCACGGAAAGTTAGGTCGGGAATGCGTGACAGGAAGAGCAGAGATAGGCCTAGTCCACTAGGGTCAAACGGGAAGGTTGAACATATGTTGCATCAGCCAAGTTGTAGAGATGACAATAGAGGTAGTAGTGTTGGTATGGAAAACGGGGATTTGAGTCAATTTGATTATCAAAGATCAGGCAGATATGGTGCTGATGAAAGAGATGGTGAGTTTCTTCGTCCTGTGGAGAAACCGAGAATAATACCAAATAAGGAAAAAGTTGCAACTGCATCATCTATGAGAgatgatgaaaataaagaagagcAGGCTAGGCTAAGTCTATCAATGAGTCCTTTGATTGCACCTCTAGGGATACCTTTTTGTTCAGCTAGCGTCGGTGGCTCTCGTAGAACGGTTCCTGTTTCGACCAGCGCTGACGTAAATAGTTGTTATGACCGTGGTGGATTACCTGATATAGAGATGCTAAAGAAAAGGATGGAGAATATTGCAGTAGCACAGGGTCTTGAAGGGGTTTCAATGGAGTGTGCTAAGACGTTGAATAGCATGTTGGATGTGTATCTGAAGAAGCTGATGAAATCATGCTTTGATTTGGTTGGAGCCCGGTCCAATAATGGTGACCCTGGGAAACAAACTGTAGACAAGCAGCAGAGTCAAAACAAGGTTGTAAATGGTGTGTGGCCAAGTAATAGTTTGCAAATACAAACTCCCAATGGGCCTTCTGACGTAACACAAGATCATCGTTCTGTGTCTCTGCTTGATTTTAGAACTGCCATGGAGTTAAATCCACAGCACCTTGGCGAAAACTGGCCACTTCTCCGAGAGAAAATTTCCATGCGTTCTTTCGAGGAACAAGACTTTGAGGTGTGA